The Bosea beijingensis genome contains the following window.
GGGGCGCGGTGATGACCGCCGCCGCGCAGGCCGCGGGCATTGTCGGCGTCGTCATCGACGGTTTCGTCACAGATGTCGCGGCGATCCGGGCCTCCGGCCTGCCGGTCTGGTGCCGCGGCCGCTCGCCCCTGACGACCAAGCTCCTCGGCAAGGGCGGCACGATCGGCGAAACGGTCCAGTGCGGTGGCGCGACGGTGCGATCCGGTGACCTCATCCTCGCTGACGAGAACGGTGTCTGCGTCATCGATCCCGCCGAAGCCGAGACCCTGGCCCGGACCTGCGCCGCCATGCAGGCGGCCGAGCCGGATGTCATCGCGCGCGTCCTCAAGGGCGAGCGCATCGACGAGATCAACGGCGCGCGGAAGCTCTGGGAAAAGTCGCAACCTTCGTAGGCTCCGGCCGCAGAATCGCCCATAGAGGCGCGCTCCGGCCGGATGGATCATCCAGAAAACACAGGGGAATAGACCGATGAAGATTTTGGGAACGACCGCGCTGGCCGGCGCGCTCTTGGCCGCCTCCTTCGCCTTCGCGCCGGCTCCGGCGATGGCCGGCAAGGCCGACGATACGCTCAACGCCGCCTTCGCGCTGGAGCCGGAAGCGCTCGATACCTACAAGATCGCCGGTCGCGAAGGGCTGATCCTCGCCCGGCACATCTATGACGGCCTGCTCTACAAGGATCTCGACACCGGCGAGATCAAGCCGGCGCTCGCCAAGGCCTGGCGCTTCGTCGATCCCATGACCATGGAATTCGATCTGCGCGAGGGCGTGACCTTCCATAACGGCGCCAAGTTCACCGCCGACGACGTGGTCTATACCCTGACCACCGTGCTCGACCCGGCCTATGGCACCCGCTTCCGTATCGCCGTGGACTGGATCGACAAGGTCGAGAAGGTCTCGGACTTCCAGGTCCGCATCAAGATGGCCAAGCCCTTCGCCGGCGCGGTCGAGATGCTGGCCGATGCACTGCCGATCTATCCGGCCGCCTATTTCAAGGAGGTCGGCTCGGCCGGCATGGCGGCCAAGCCCGTCGGCACCGGCCCCTTCAAGCTCACCGAGATGACGCCCGGCATCCGTTATGCCTTCGAGCGCTTCGACGGCCACTATGCCGGCAGCCCGAAGGGCAAGCCCGCCATCGGCAAGATCGTGGTGCGCACAATTCCCGAGCTGAACACGCAGTTCGCCGAACTGATGGCCGGTAAGCTCGACTGGACCTGGCGCATCCCGCCGGACCAGGCCGCGCGCCTCGCCAGCCGCGTGCAGATCGTCAACGGCCCGATCATGCGCATCTCCTATGTCGGCATGACCGTGACCGGAAAGGGCAAGGACTACCCGACCAAGAACCTGAAGGTCCGGCAGGCGATCAACCACGCCGTCAACCGCGAGGCCATCGTCAAGGCCTTCGCCGGCGGCGCCTCGCAGGTCCTCAACACCGCCTGCAACCCCAAGCAGTTCGGCTGCGCCCAGGACGTGACGAAATACGCCTATGACCCGGCCAAGGCCAAGGCCCTGCTGACCGAAGCCGGCTTCGCCAACGGCGTCGATATCGAGATGGTCTTCGCAGCCATGCCGCGCCCGGTCGCCGAAGCGATCGCCAATGATCTCGGCAAGGTCGGCATCCGCACCACGCTGAACGAGCAGCAATATGCCGCCGGCGTGCAGAAGTGGCGCGCGGGCGAACTGCCGGCCTTCTTCACCAACTGGGGCAGCTACGGCACCGGTGACGTCGCCTTCATCATCTCCAACTTCTTCGGCGGCGGCGCCGACGACCTGGTCCAGGACAAGGAAGTCATGGAGCTGGTCAACGCGGCCGACACCTCGCAGGACCGCGCGCTGCGCGAGGCGAACTACGCCAAGGCGCTGAAGAAGATCGCCGATCAGGCCTATTGGCTGCCGATGTACGACTTCAACATCAATTACGGCCTGTCGCAGCAGCTCACCTTCAAGCCGCATCCGGACGAGTTCGCCCGCTGGTGGCTGTCGAGCTGGAAGTAACAGCTTCTTCCACATCGCCGCGTCGCTGCCGGTTTTCGACCGGTAGCGGCACATCCCCTGCCAGGCAGGCCGACCCGCTATCCCCGGAGCCGTCATGCTGCCCTTTCTCGCGCGCCGCCTGATCGTCGCCGCCCTCGTGGCGCTCGCCGTCTCGGCCGTCGCCTTCGGATTGATGTTCGTCTCCGGCGATCCCGCCGTCGTCCTCGCCGGCCAGGCCGGCCGGGCGCAGGATGTCGAGCTGATCCGGCAGGTCTATGGCCTCGACCGGCCGATCCCGCTGCAGTTCCTGAGCTGGATCGGCAATGCCTTCGCCGGCAACTTCGGCACGAGCCTCTATTTCAACCTGCCGGTGGCGCCGATCATCGCCGAGCGGCTCTCGGTCACGCTGGTCCTCGGCTCGGCCGCCTTCCTGCTCGCGCTCGTCGTCGCCGTCCCGCTCGGCATCCTCGCCTCGCTCAAGCCCGGCGGCACGATCGACCGCATCGCCCTGATGCTCGCGGTGCTCGGCCAGGCGATCCCGAGCTTCTGGCTCGGCCTGATCCTGATCGTCATCTTCGGCATGTGGTACGGGCTCGTGCCGATCTCCGGCACCGAAAGCTGGCAGGGCTATATTCTGCCCGTGGTGGTGCTCAGCTACTACGCGATGCCCGCCCTGATGCGCCTGACCCGCGCCGGGATGATCGACGTGCTCACCGCCGACTATATCCGCACCGCCCGCGCCAAGGGCGCCTCGCAGCCGCGCGTCCTGCTGGTCCATGCCCTGCGCAACGCCGTGCTGCCGCTGGTCTCGCTCGCCGCCGTGCAGTTCGGCCTGATGCTCTCCGGCTCGATCGTCATTGAAAGCGTCTTCGCCATCAACGGGCTCGGGCGCCTCGCCTGGGAATCGCTGCTGCGCAGCGACCTGCCGGTGGTGCAGGCGATCATCCTGATCCTCTCGCTGATCTACGTCACGCTGACCACTGCGGCCGATCTGATCAATGCCTGGCTCGACCCCCGCCTGAGGAGCGCCTGATGTCGATCGCCGACAGCCCTACCATCCGCCGGCGCAAGCTCTTCAAGGGCCTGAGCGCCAGCAGCGCCATCCGCATCGGCGGCGGCCTGCTCGCCATCATCGTCTTCGTCGCGATCTTCGCGCCCTGGCTGTCGAGCCATGACCCGATCGCACAGGATCTCGGCAAGCGCATGGTGCCGCCCTTCTGGTATCCGGGCTCGGACCCGGCCCACCTCCTCGGCACCGACCATCTCGGCCGCGACTACCTCGCCCGCCTGCTCTATGGCGCCCGCGTCTCGCTGCTGATCGGCCTCGGCGTCACGCTCTGCGCCGGGTTCATCGGCACGATGCTCGGCCTCGCCGCCGGCTATTTCGGCGGCCGCACCGACATGGCGATCAGCTTCATCGTAACGACGCGACTCTCGCTGCCGATCGTGCTGGTCGCGCTCGCCGCGGTGGCGCTCGGCGGCGCCTCGCTGAAGACGCTCGCCATCGTGCTCAGCCTGCTGCTCTGGGATCGTTTCGCGGTGGTCGTGCGCGCTGCGGCGCAAAGCCTGCGCAGCCGCGAGTTCGTGCAGGCGACCCAATCCTTCGGCGCCTCGCATCTCTACATCATGCTGCACGGCATCCTGCCGAACCTGCGCAACACGCTGATCGTGGTCGCGACGCTGGAGATCGCCAACGTCATCCTGCTCGAAGCCGCGCTCTCCTTCCTCGGCCTCGGCGCCCAGCCGCCGACGCCCTCCTGGGGCCTGATGATCGCGGAAGGGCGCGAGCACATCCTGTTCGACCCCTGGCTGATCGCCTTGCCGGGCGCCGGGCTCTGCCTGCTGATCCTGGCAGTGAACCTGCTCGGCGACGGCGTCCGCGACGCGCTCGACGAAAAGCGCTGAGCGGGTTCAATCCAGCGCTTTCACCATGTTGC
Protein-coding sequences here:
- a CDS encoding RraA family protein, with protein sequence MTATGSSAEASIAQRAALFREIETATLGHILTEGFMAPAIQCVIEGPRVCGPALTVSVPADDGAVLSCALTQAKPGDILVIDRQGDERHACWGAVMTAAAQAAGIVGVVIDGFVTDVAAIRASGLPVWCRGRSPLTTKLLGKGGTIGETVQCGGATVRSGDLILADENGVCVIDPAEAETLARTCAAMQAAEPDVIARVLKGERIDEINGARKLWEKSQPS
- a CDS encoding ABC transporter substrate-binding protein produces the protein MKILGTTALAGALLAASFAFAPAPAMAGKADDTLNAAFALEPEALDTYKIAGREGLILARHIYDGLLYKDLDTGEIKPALAKAWRFVDPMTMEFDLREGVTFHNGAKFTADDVVYTLTTVLDPAYGTRFRIAVDWIDKVEKVSDFQVRIKMAKPFAGAVEMLADALPIYPAAYFKEVGSAGMAAKPVGTGPFKLTEMTPGIRYAFERFDGHYAGSPKGKPAIGKIVVRTIPELNTQFAELMAGKLDWTWRIPPDQAARLASRVQIVNGPIMRISYVGMTVTGKGKDYPTKNLKVRQAINHAVNREAIVKAFAGGASQVLNTACNPKQFGCAQDVTKYAYDPAKAKALLTEAGFANGVDIEMVFAAMPRPVAEAIANDLGKVGIRTTLNEQQYAAGVQKWRAGELPAFFTNWGSYGTGDVAFIISNFFGGGADDLVQDKEVMELVNAADTSQDRALREANYAKALKKIADQAYWLPMYDFNINYGLSQQLTFKPHPDEFARWWLSSWK
- a CDS encoding ABC transporter permease, with the protein product MLPFLARRLIVAALVALAVSAVAFGLMFVSGDPAVVLAGQAGRAQDVELIRQVYGLDRPIPLQFLSWIGNAFAGNFGTSLYFNLPVAPIIAERLSVTLVLGSAAFLLALVVAVPLGILASLKPGGTIDRIALMLAVLGQAIPSFWLGLILIVIFGMWYGLVPISGTESWQGYILPVVVLSYYAMPALMRLTRAGMIDVLTADYIRTARAKGASQPRVLLVHALRNAVLPLVSLAAVQFGLMLSGSIVIESVFAINGLGRLAWESLLRSDLPVVQAIILILSLIYVTLTTAADLINAWLDPRLRSA
- a CDS encoding ABC transporter permease, which translates into the protein MSIADSPTIRRRKLFKGLSASSAIRIGGGLLAIIVFVAIFAPWLSSHDPIAQDLGKRMVPPFWYPGSDPAHLLGTDHLGRDYLARLLYGARVSLLIGLGVTLCAGFIGTMLGLAAGYFGGRTDMAISFIVTTRLSLPIVLVALAAVALGGASLKTLAIVLSLLLWDRFAVVVRAAAQSLRSREFVQATQSFGASHLYIMLHGILPNLRNTLIVVATLEIANVILLEAALSFLGLGAQPPTPSWGLMIAEGREHILFDPWLIALPGAGLCLLILAVNLLGDGVRDALDEKR